Proteins from one Camelina sativa cultivar DH55 chromosome 8, Cs, whole genome shotgun sequence genomic window:
- the LOC104706351 gene encoding F-box/kelch-repeat protein At5g49000-like isoform X1, translating into MMSAAVEQSRKKASPSPSPSCGLWSLPDEIAIACFARVSRVDHAALSMASKSYRSLVVSPEFYETRSRMGCTEECVYVFNDSPIERNPRWFILRRCVKNNRNRLIPIPSFPTPRSATLVSLGCGIYVIGGWKKYSKTALVSYLDCRTHTWSYLPSMSVARAGARAGVLDGKIYVFGGCEEDPSIWAEVFDPKLQTWSRVVIPDQLLMTEARKGVQGEETFTVSCNFPRVEG; encoded by the coding sequence ATGATGTCCGCCGCGGTAGAGCAATCGCGTAAGAAAGcgtctccgtctccgtctccgtcGTGTGGGTTATGGTCTTTGCCAGATGAGATTGCTATAGCTTGCTTTGCCCGCGTGTCAAGAGTAGATCACGCGGCCTTATCAATGGCCTCAAAGAGCTACCGCTCACTGGTGGTTTCGCCTGAGTTCTACGAGACACGATCCCGGATGGGTTGCACGGAGGAGTGCGTGTATGTATTCAATGACTCTCCAATTGAGCGAAACCCGCGCTGGTTCATCCTCCGCCGCTGTGTAAAAAATAATCGGAATCGGCTGATCCCGATCCCGTCGTTCCCAACTCCGCGATCAGCGACCTTGGTTTCCCTGGGGTGTGGGATCTATGTAATTGGCGGATGGAAAAAATACTCGAAAACCGCGCTTGTCTCGTACCTGGATTGTCGGACTCACACGTGGAGCTACCTCCCTTCCATGAGTGTTGCTCGCGCTGGCGCCCGTGCTGGCGTCTTAGACGGCAAGATATACGTGTTTGGAGGCTGCGAGGAGGATCCCTCAATCTGGGCAGAGGTATTCGACCCAAAGTTGCAAACTTGGAGTAGAGTTGTTATCCCGGACCAGCTGCTGATGACAGAGGCTAGGAAGGGGGTGCAGGGGGAGGAGACTTTTACTGTGTCCTGCAACTTTCCGAGGGTAGAAG
- the LOC104706351 gene encoding F-box/kelch-repeat protein At5g49000-like isoform X2: MMSAAVEQSRKKASPSPSPSCGLWSLPDEIAIACFARVSRVDHAALSMASKSYRSLVVSPEFYETRSRMGCTEECVYVFNDSPIERNPRWFILRRCVKNNRNRLIPIPSFPTPRSATLVSLGCGIYVIGGWKKYSKTALVSYLDCRTHTWSYLPSMSVARAGARAGVLDGKIYVFGGCEEDPSIWAEVFDPKLQTWSRVVIPDQLLMTEARKGVQGEETFTVSCNFPRVEV; the protein is encoded by the coding sequence ATGATGTCCGCCGCGGTAGAGCAATCGCGTAAGAAAGcgtctccgtctccgtctccgtcGTGTGGGTTATGGTCTTTGCCAGATGAGATTGCTATAGCTTGCTTTGCCCGCGTGTCAAGAGTAGATCACGCGGCCTTATCAATGGCCTCAAAGAGCTACCGCTCACTGGTGGTTTCGCCTGAGTTCTACGAGACACGATCCCGGATGGGTTGCACGGAGGAGTGCGTGTATGTATTCAATGACTCTCCAATTGAGCGAAACCCGCGCTGGTTCATCCTCCGCCGCTGTGTAAAAAATAATCGGAATCGGCTGATCCCGATCCCGTCGTTCCCAACTCCGCGATCAGCGACCTTGGTTTCCCTGGGGTGTGGGATCTATGTAATTGGCGGATGGAAAAAATACTCGAAAACCGCGCTTGTCTCGTACCTGGATTGTCGGACTCACACGTGGAGCTACCTCCCTTCCATGAGTGTTGCTCGCGCTGGCGCCCGTGCTGGCGTCTTAGACGGCAAGATATACGTGTTTGGAGGCTGCGAGGAGGATCCCTCAATCTGGGCAGAGGTATTCGACCCAAAGTTGCAAACTTGGAGTAGAGTTGTTATCCCGGACCAGCTGCTGATGACAGAGGCTAGGAAGGGGGTGCAGGGGGAGGAGACTTTTACTGTGTCCTGCAACTTTCCGAGGGTAGAAG